ATCCTAATCCAGGATTTCCTATTTATGAATCGGTAATAAATTTTCTTAATGCAAAACCTGTTCCTTTACCATTAAGAGAAGAAAAAGATTTTAGATTTGACTTATCAGATCTAGAGTCAAGAATTACTTCCAAAACTAGAATGGTTATTGTAAATACTCCTCAGAATCCTACAGGTGGCATTCTAACTAAAGAAGATATTGAAGGAATTGCTGCATTAGCTATCAAACATGATTTTATTGTTTTTAGTGATGAAATTTATTCTAGAATTACTTATGATGGATTTAAGCATTTCTCTTTTCTAGAAATTCCAGAAATGAAAGAAAGAACAATTATGTTAGATGGGTTTAGTAAAACATATGCAATGACCGGTTGGAGATTAGGTTATGGAATTATGCCTGAGAATATTGCTAAGCTAGTTGCAAAACTTCAAACAAATTGTACTAGTTGCACATCAAGTTTTTCACAAATGGCTGGAATTGAGGCTCTGAGCGGTCCACAGGAATCAGTTGACATTATGTTAGCAGAATTCAAACTTAGGCGAGATGCAATAGTTGATGGACTAAATTCAATTCCAGGTTTCAGTTGTTTACGTCCTCAAGGTGCCTTTTATGTATTTCCAAATATTGTTGGAACTGGAATTGCATCCCAAAAATTGGCTGATTATCTTTTAAATGAAGCTGGGGTTGCTTGCTTATCTGGTACTGCTTTCGGAGGTTATGGTGAAGGATTTATTAGATTTAGTTATGCTAATTCTCTAGACAAAATTCAACTTGCAATTGAAAGAATTAGAACTGCTGTTTCAAAGCTTCAACCTATTGAAGCATAAACTTTTAATATTATAAAAAAATTCCCAAAGATATTTTAAATTAATCATGTTATAAATATG
Above is a window of Chlorobiota bacterium DNA encoding:
- a CDS encoding pyridoxal phosphate-dependent aminotransferase; protein product: MHIANRMSRLGTETAFEVLVKAKALEAQGRDIVHLEIGEPDFDTPSNIINAAKDALDNGFTHYGPSSGLLQAREAIAEYVMKTRNGFKCTPDEVVVTPGAKPIMFYAIMATVDEGDEVIYPNPGFPIYESVINFLNAKPVPLPLREEKDFRFDLSDLESRITSKTRMVIVNTPQNPTGGILTKEDIEGIAALAIKHDFIVFSDEIYSRITYDGFKHFSFLEIPEMKERTIMLDGFSKTYAMTGWRLGYGIMPENIAKLVAKLQTNCTSCTSSFSQMAGIEALSGPQESVDIMLAEFKLRRDAIVDGLNSIPGFSCLRPQGAFYVFPNIVGTGIASQKLADYLLNEAGVACLSGTAFGGYGEGFIRFSYANSLDKIQLAIERIRTAVSKLQPIEA